Proteins found in one Arthrobacter pascens genomic segment:
- the dprA gene encoding DNA-processing protein DprA, with product MDNERIARAALSRLMEPQDAAGLALVRAVGGTDALRIATGQLTAGPELEQEITGLLADNGAGTSWAGMAAALKRWAPRIPDLAPERDLATMARLGGRLIVPSDELWPAQLADLGIQEPICLWWRGLEQQLPPAAQCVALVGSRDSTSYGASVTGDLAYSLAQRGFTVVSGGAYGIDAHAHRAALAGGSAAVPTIAVMAGGVDRFYPSGNEDLLRAVCNQGALMAEVPPGSAPTRYRFLQRNRLIAALSAVTVVVEARWRSGALNTAHHAEMLGRAVGAVPGSVHSANSAGCHRLLRDGGAVCVTDAAEIAELASPSGEALTETRGGHAAAHDGLTLEDLILLDALPLRSTSSVDKLCAVAGLSQESVRAGLGRLGLLGLAAWERGGWKRAKESG from the coding sequence ATGGACAACGAAAGGATTGCCCGCGCTGCACTGTCACGACTGATGGAACCCCAGGACGCCGCGGGCCTTGCCCTGGTTCGTGCTGTGGGAGGCACAGATGCCTTGAGGATCGCCACCGGACAGTTGACTGCAGGCCCGGAGCTGGAGCAGGAAATCACGGGGTTGCTGGCGGACAACGGTGCCGGAACCAGCTGGGCCGGTATGGCTGCAGCACTGAAGCGCTGGGCTCCGCGCATCCCCGACCTCGCCCCTGAGCGGGACCTGGCCACCATGGCGCGTCTCGGCGGCCGGTTGATAGTTCCATCGGACGAACTGTGGCCCGCTCAGCTCGCCGACCTTGGCATCCAGGAACCCATCTGCCTCTGGTGGCGGGGCCTGGAACAGCAACTGCCGCCCGCCGCGCAATGCGTGGCCCTGGTGGGGTCCCGCGACAGCACCAGCTACGGTGCTTCCGTGACGGGGGACCTTGCGTATTCACTGGCACAGCGTGGCTTCACGGTGGTGTCGGGCGGGGCATACGGCATTGATGCCCACGCCCACAGGGCAGCCCTGGCCGGGGGTTCGGCGGCAGTGCCCACTATTGCGGTTATGGCAGGCGGCGTGGATCGTTTCTATCCCTCCGGCAACGAGGACCTCCTGCGTGCCGTCTGCAACCAGGGTGCGCTGATGGCGGAGGTTCCACCGGGATCTGCCCCCACCCGCTACCGCTTCCTGCAGCGCAACAGACTCATAGCCGCCCTGTCCGCAGTGACGGTGGTAGTGGAAGCCCGTTGGCGTTCCGGTGCGCTGAACACCGCGCATCATGCGGAGATGCTGGGGCGTGCGGTGGGCGCTGTTCCCGGCTCCGTACACAGCGCCAATTCGGCGGGCTGCCACCGGCTGCTCCGGGACGGTGGAGCCGTCTGCGTCACTGATGCCGCCGAAATCGCCGAGCTGGCGTCGCCCAGCGGGGAAGCCCTGACCGAGACCCGGGGCGGGCACGCAGCCGCCCACGACGGACTGACCCTTGAGGATCTGATCCTCCTCGACGCCCTGCCGCTAAGGTCCACGAGCTCCGTAGACAAACTTTGTGCTGTCGCCGGGCTCAGCCAGGAATCCGTGCGCGCGGGCCTGGGCAGGCTGGGGTTGCTCGGGCTTGCCGCGTGGGAGCGGGGAGGCTGGAAGCGGGCCAAGGAATCAGGTTAG
- a CDS encoding tyrosine recombinase XerC has translation MDNQELPPALEQALGGFGRYLEGERARSAHTLRAYLSDLRSLLEYAASEGIIELPGLELGTLRRWLGAQNQAGMSRSTLARRSATARSFTAWAMREDLIGTDPALRLRAPRREKSLPGVLQSQQLTRLLGGLAEAAAEGAPLPVRNRAMVELLYATGLRVGELAGMDVDDLNPDRRTLRVIGKGNKERTVPYGVPAAVAVDDWLRRGRPMLAKEHSGTALFLGSRGNRVDQRQVRAVVKDVFEALGDTSATGPHALRHSAATHLLDGGADLRAVQEILGHSSLATTQIYTHVSVDRLRKSYQQAHPRA, from the coding sequence GTGGACAATCAGGAACTGCCCCCGGCGCTGGAGCAGGCACTCGGTGGCTTTGGCAGATATCTGGAAGGTGAGCGGGCCAGGTCGGCGCACACACTGCGTGCCTACCTCTCAGACCTTCGAAGCCTCCTGGAGTACGCCGCGTCCGAAGGCATCATTGAGCTGCCCGGTCTTGAGCTTGGGACCCTGCGGCGCTGGCTCGGGGCGCAAAACCAGGCAGGGATGTCCCGCTCCACCCTTGCCCGGAGATCGGCCACGGCGCGGTCCTTCACCGCCTGGGCTATGCGGGAAGACCTCATCGGAACCGATCCGGCGCTGCGGCTCAGGGCTCCGAGGAGGGAAAAATCGTTGCCAGGGGTTCTGCAGTCACAGCAGCTCACCAGATTGCTCGGCGGACTGGCGGAAGCGGCCGCCGAAGGGGCGCCCTTGCCCGTACGCAACCGGGCCATGGTGGAGCTTCTGTATGCGACCGGACTGCGGGTCGGAGAACTCGCCGGCATGGATGTGGACGACCTCAACCCGGACCGCCGCACCCTGCGCGTGATCGGCAAGGGCAACAAGGAACGGACAGTTCCCTATGGTGTCCCGGCTGCTGTCGCCGTCGACGACTGGCTCCGGCGGGGCAGGCCAATGCTGGCCAAGGAACACAGCGGAACCGCCCTCTTCCTGGGATCCCGGGGCAACAGGGTGGACCAGCGGCAGGTCCGGGCCGTGGTGAAAGACGTCTTTGAGGCACTCGGTGACACCTCCGCCACCGGGCCGCACGCGCTGAGGCACTCAGCGGCAACACACCTGCTGGACGGCGGCGCGGACCTGAGGGCCGTGCAGGAAATCCTGGGGCACAGCAGCCTGGCCACTACCCAGATCTATACCCATGTGTCAGTGGACCGGCTCAGGAAGAGCTATCAGCAGGCACATCCACGGGCCTGA